The genomic segment ACTCTGCACATATGTAGGGACCAGGCCTGAGGATGACCAATAAACCAATATCTTGGGCCAGCTGAAGGAAATGCTCCACATCCCTGTCTCCGCTGAAATCGTATTGGTCTGGAGACGGCTCATGGTAGTTCCAGGGAATGTACCTTCCAAGTGAATGAAGAGTGAGTGTTTTCCAAACGTACACTCAAGTAATAGATCTACCTCTTATGGCACAAGACACTAGGAGTGTAATGATGCTCTGCTTGCAAGTGAATTAGGAAGATAATGCTAACCTAATAGGTAATTAAATTATGAATTTTGTAATCCAGTTGTAGTTAGTTATCCCAGATTATGGTAATGATTCACATGTTGAGTCTATTTCTTGCCATGCCTCATCATTGTATTCCAGCGTGACTTGTTATTTATCAGTTCATTATGGTAATGATTCACATGTTGAGTCCATTTCACATGTTGAGTCTATTTTTACCATGTCTCATCATTGTATTCCAGCGCATGATTTGTTATTTATCAGTTTAGTAAGTGTTGTTTATGGGATACCTCTGAAACTCTTTTAAACGTATTTGTAAACCCaaaggaatgtgaaaaaatgtccGTCAGCCAACAAATTCTCTAAACTAATTTTAAAACCATTGTCTTGATCAGTTGTTTCAAGTGTTGTATGGAAGGCAGTTGGAGCATGGCACAATCCCAACGGCCCATGACTTAATCAATGAACAAAACTCACACCAAAGCGTTCAGAGAGTGCACATGGGGTAAACATACGTCTGAATGGCATTCAGTCCTGCCATATACATCTTGAGCAGACGATCTTTCCAATAGGCTCTCGGGATCCTGCTGTAATGGATGCTCCCAGATATGTAACGAAACTCTTGCCCATCTTTCTGAAAGCAGTCGTTCTTGTAGTCCACACTGAATGAACGGGGCGCCCCAAGCTGATGGTCAACACAGTTTGTACAGTCAAAAACAGAGTCAAAAACACAGTTACAGAGTCAAAAACACAATTTGGCCATAGTGCACCTGCATTTGTGTTACAGTGATCTTCATTTACAGGAAGTTAAGTCAGTCTATTCAGTTTCATTGTTTGGttaaatgtttatgtttttatgacACAGGGATGGTATCTCAGGTGACATTTGGCTGTGTTATCCAGTCCTGCCAACCTTGCAATAACAGTCTAACAAATGTTCTCAATAATGCTGCAATGTGAGATACAAACCCACAAGTGACACTAAACTCAAGTTAGGACAAATGAGTAAACAAAATGGAAAGCTGTGAAGTTATAGGTACTTTACTTTGTTGTGTGGCATGGGGCTGCAGCTATAGCAATCACAATGAATCACAATAAAAACCTTTAGAAAGTCAGAATTACTTACTGAATTTCCAAGGAGCAACAGCAGCATGGTTCCAACTCTGAAGAAAAACATGGTGAAGCTTGACCGCGGCGTGCCGTCGCGTTTCAACTTTATAACTAAATTAGTGTATCTTTTTACATTATCTGGACACTGTTGGCTGCTTCCCACAGTATATTATGATGTTCTGAATGAAGAATGAATGTGGCATCATGAGTTACGGAAGTAAAGTCATGTGATACAGTTGCTGCGGCAAAACAATTGTTAATCAGTAGGCGGCACTGTTACGCATTGTATTATTTACCGACCACTAAAAGCttaaaagaagaagacaaaagCGGAAGTGTCGCGCGCCTTCTACGCAACACACATCACGTTGCTGTAGTTACACGTGGAGGTGGGTGTCTGAAGGCGTAACTGAAGTTTAACAGCATTATTAGATTTATGCTGTGTAACTTACGCCGTTTACTCGGACAACATGTCGACGAAGGAAGAAGCTGTGCCAAATGAAACGACCGTTCCTGAGGAGGCACAGGGGGACGACAAGATCCAGCACCGCGAGCCAAGTCCACCGATAGTCACACGTACTCGTAGCGGACGCAGGGTGCGCACTCCAGCCGCGCTTCTCGACTCGGAGGTACCAGGTCCAGTGAAGGCTCCCAGTCGACGGACCAGGCGGTCTGTTCTGCAGGAGCAGCCGGGCGAAAACGCAGAGTCAGAGAGGAAGCCCGAGACTCCAGCGGCGGAATGCACGAGTGTGCCTACCGAGCCCACACCAGTGCCGTGCATCGAGTCTAAGCAAACGGGAGTGTGTTCAGGTcctgaagagacagacagagctaaCTGTGAGAGAGACTGTCACCTTTCTAGGTCCACACCAGTGGAAACGGCACCCGCACGTCCAGACAGCATAGCCAAGAAGGATCCTTCACTGTCACGTGGTAAACAAAATCTGGTTATTCCACTGGGGAAACCGAAGTCAGGAAGAGTATGGAAGGACCGCAATAAACAAAGGTGAGGAAGTCACCACCTGTGTGAACATGGCAGGGGGAGgtaaccatgtgccatggagggctgaaAGTACGCAGGTTTCCTTTCCAACCAAACGCTATATCAGCTGATTGCACTAAGTAGAAGGTgggttaatcagtgaaatcacctggtgtagtgtttggttggaatgaaaacctgcatactcttggctctccatggcacatggttacCTATATGCTGTTaatcttttttcctcccttcattaAACCATCCTTCACACTACAGCCTAGGTACTGAATTCTGGTCCTTGAGGTCCGATGTCCTGTAGGTGTTTGTTCCTCCCTAATAGTTAATGAGCctcacctggtgtctggtagatGCAGACCAAGTGGCTCATTAACCAccagggaggaacaaaaacctgcaggacatcAGACCTTGAGGACCGAAATTGAGTACCTAAGAATAGGGGAGTGGTTTTTAACCCTGGTCCTCAGGGCCAAGGGTACTGCTGGGTTTCTGTCCTTCCAGGTAGTTAATTGAATTCACCTGGcgtcccaggtgtaaaatagtCCTTGATTTGATGGGttgaatgaaaaccagcagggctctgggccctgaggaccaggattgaaaacTACTGGGATAGGAAACCATGTGCCAACAAGGGTCGcaagtatgcaggttttcaatccaaccaaacactacaccagatGACAATGATTAGCaaaccttcaaccagagaggaggaactaatccaTGAAATCACCTGTTGTTgagtttggttggaatgaaaa from the Centroberyx gerrardi isolate f3 chromosome 3, fCenGer3.hap1.cur.20231027, whole genome shotgun sequence genome contains:
- the ccdc86 gene encoding coiled-coil domain-containing protein 86 → MSTKEEAVPNETTVPEEAQGDDKIQHREPSPPIVTRTRSGRRVRTPAALLDSEVPGPVKAPSRRTRRSVLQEQPGENAESERKPETPAAECTSVPTEPTPVPCIESKQTGVCSGPEETDRANCERDCHLSRSTPVETAPARPDSIAKKDPSLSRGKQNLVIPLGKPKSGRVWKDRNKQRFSALVRDKPLRSSWDKKMEAKREKELVKKYSLQLKEEKAREKEEKRKRREDNLKRRAENERKAEVVQVIRNTAKIKRMKKKHLRKIEKRDTLTLLQKSQTPNQKARGSN